A genomic segment from Desulforegula conservatrix Mb1Pa encodes:
- a CDS encoding alkene reductase translates to MSKEQALLKTYTLGDIILKNRVVMAPLTRSRADNPGRVPTDLMAEYYSQRASAGLIITEGSQISERAVGYINTPGIHSKDQVEEWKKVTQAVHERGGRIFLQLWHVGRMSHPDFHNGELPLSASALNPNSQSYTPQGFKDTVDPKAMTIEEIKETIGDYGRSASNAMAAGMDGVEIHASNGYLLHQFFNRTSNIRTDEYGGSIGNRTKILFEVIDEVRKHVPENRIGVRLNPSLHGAFGMSLDEETIPGFEYIVKRLNDYKLAYLHLSEPFTDVTNVPGAEPNIAVHFRPLYKGTLIINSNFDRDKGNRVIEEGLADLVAYGKLFISNPDLVERFACDAKLNEWDQNTFYTPGPKGYTDYPMLGQEKPN, encoded by the coding sequence TTGTCAAAAGAACAAGCACTTCTAAAGACTTACACACTTGGTGATATTATTCTGAAGAACCGTGTCGTCATGGCTCCTTTAACCCGCAGTCGGGCGGATAATCCAGGCCGTGTTCCGACAGATCTTATGGCTGAATATTATTCCCAGAGAGCCTCTGCCGGGCTGATTATAACAGAAGGATCTCAGATATCTGAAAGGGCTGTGGGATATATAAACACCCCAGGAATCCATTCGAAAGATCAGGTTGAAGAATGGAAGAAAGTCACCCAGGCTGTGCATGAGCGTGGGGGAAGAATATTTCTTCAACTCTGGCATGTAGGAAGAATGTCTCATCCTGATTTCCATAACGGAGAACTGCCCCTTTCGGCTTCAGCCTTGAATCCTAACTCCCAGTCTTATACGCCTCAAGGATTCAAGGATACTGTTGATCCAAAAGCCATGACCATAGAAGAGATAAAGGAAACAATTGGTGATTATGGCAGGAGTGCCAGTAACGCCATGGCTGCTGGAATGGACGGAGTCGAAATTCATGCATCCAACGGTTACCTGCTTCATCAGTTTTTTAACCGGACGTCAAACATCAGAACAGATGAATATGGCGGATCTATAGGAAACAGGACGAAAATACTTTTTGAGGTTATTGACGAGGTCAGGAAACATGTACCTGAAAACCGCATCGGTGTTCGCCTGAATCCTTCCCTGCATGGGGCTTTTGGCATGAGCCTGGATGAGGAAACCATTCCTGGCTTTGAATATATCGTAAAACGGCTCAATGATTATAAACTGGCATACCTGCATCTTTCCGAACCTTTTACAGATGTGACCAATGTGCCAGGAGCCGAACCCAATATAGCCGTTCATTTTAGGCCACTATATAAAGGGACTCTTATCATTAATAGCAATTTTGACCGAGATAAGGGAAACAGGGTTATTGAAGAAGGCCTGGCAGATTTGGTCGCATACGGAAAGCTCTTTATTTCCAATCCGGATCTTGTCGAGCGATTCGCCTGTGACGCCAAACTGAACGAGTGGGATCAGAATACTTTTTATACTCCTGGCCCCAAAGGATATACAGATTATCCTATGCTTGGTCAGGAAAAACCAAATTAA